In Candidatus Limnocylindrales bacterium, the genomic window TTTCTTCAGAACGCTGAAGGGCTTCCCGGACCAGATTGATTTTTTCTTCAGCCTGAACCAACTGATCTCTTTCCCCCAAGGTGGGATAGAGCTTTTGAAGCTCTTCTTTTATTTTTCTATGGGTTTCTTCCTCATAACCCAAACTCTGAATTTTGGCCTGTAGCTCTCGAAGTTGAATTTGCTCTGATACGGCATAATCGCGATTCTGAAGCATCTCCGAGATCTTAGAAATCTCCTCCTGGATCGTTGGAAGCGTCTCATAGAGTTTTTGATGTTGGACACGGGTAGTTTCGAGCCGATCTTTGTCCAATTCAAAATGGCTCAAATCCTTTACCCTCTGTTTTATGGCCTGATATTCTTCCTTGCTATATCCCAGAGCTTTGATATCTTCTTTAAGGAGCTTTAAGGCCTGTTGGATTTCAGAGGCATAATTTCCTTTCTGAATCTGGTCTTTTAAACCTTCAATCTTTCCTCCGAGCTCCAGAAGTTTTCCTTTGGATAATAAAATTTCTTGATAATCGGCTTCGACCCTGGCCAGATCTTGCTGCACTTTAGGGAGATCCTGCAGTTTTTTCTTCATCTCTTCATACTGTAAGCGAAGTTTGGCTAGCTCCGCTTCTTCCCTTAGGATCTGCCGTTCCAGTTCTTCTTTTTTACTTTGGGCCTTCGAGAGTTCATCGATTAGCCTGGCCTCTAAAACAGCTCTTTTACTTTCAGTCAGGTCAGACTCACAAACTGGACATCGGGCCTGCGTGTCCCTTTGCAGGATGGAAAGTTTGCCGGAGAGTTCCGGGATTTTTTCTTGCACCAAAATGTTTAATTGATTTTTCAGGTTTTCGAGGGATACTTTCAGCTGGTTCCCTCGTTCAACAACTTGTTCTTTATCCTTTTCCAGAGTCTCTAGGTCGGATTTTAGGGTTTGAAGCTGATCCAGTCGAGTTTTTTGTCGGAATTCTTGGCTGACCTTCCCTCGAAGTTCTTTGGCTTGCTGATTAAGGGCCTGGATTTCTGCTTGAAGTTGGGTTTTGATGGCTTCGATCTGGTGTTCCAGATCCCACGCTTTTCTCTCCAATTCTTCCAGTCGATTTCGTTTTTCTTCCCAAATTTCCTCCCTCTTGCGAATCTCTTGTAAGTCTCTATAACCTTGTTCGATTTCCTGGGATTTGTTTAAGATCAATTCTGCTTCTTGAATTCTTGACTGTATTTGGGCCAGATTGGTTTCCCATCGCTCTTTACGTTTCTCTAACTCATGTTGGGCCTTTTGAATTGCCTTTTCTAGAATACTTCTTTCGGATTCGAGATTTCGTAACTGCTTCCATTTTTCGGTGTAAATTTCTTCCTGGCGGTGCAGTTCCTGATATTTCTGATAATTTTCCAGGATTTCTTCCTTACGCTGAATAATCCGTTCGTAGGCTATAACCTGTTCCTGCTGATCCTGGATTTGCTTAACCAGCATCTTCAGATCCGAGTTTATCTGTTGGACTTGGAGATTAAGATCTGTTAAGTTATGTTTTTTACCGTTCAAGAGATTCTTTTCCTCTTTTAAAGCTTCCAGTTTTTTCGAATTTTCCTCTATTTGCCGGGAAAGGGTCGTAAGGGTTAACTCTAGATCTTCTATCTGACTTCGATAAACCTCTTTCTGAGCCAGTTCCCTGTCTATATCCTCCAGGATTTTTTGCTGTTGCTCACAAAATTTTTTAGCTTCTTCGGCATGGGATTTAGCCAACCTGGCCAGTTCATCATATCTGGATAGGCCCAGGATTTCTGTGAAGATGGCTTTTCGGTCTGTAGCCCCTTTTTGGATGAACTCATCGGCTCGCCCTTGAAGGATGAAAGCGGAATTAATGAAAGTATCATAGCTCATTCCCAGGAGTTTTCTGATTTTCTCCTGGGTTTCTCCAATTTTACTTCCCCCAATGGGGATAAAATTGCCCGTTGCTTCGTTCAGAAGTTGAAGTTCAAGGATAGGTTTACTTTTTTTTACTTTGCTGAACTTTCGAATGACCCGATATCGCGCCCCTTCCAGGTCAAATTCGAATTCTACCTCCATATCGGTAGTTCCCAGGCGAACGAGACCTTCATCGGGCTTTTTCTGTCCAGGACCTTTTCGAGCTTCTCCCCAAAGGGCCCAGGTTATGGCATCTAGGAGGGCAGATTTACCGTGACCGTTATTACCCGACAGACAGGCCACATGAAATTCTGTGAAATCTAAAGGAGCAACATTTTCACCATAGCTTAAGAAATTTTTAAGGGTCAACTTAACAGGGATCATTCATTTTTGGTGACACGGCGATACGAAGATTCGGGAACAAAGAGATAGCTTATTTATAGTGCTGTGTTCCTGCCCATGTTCCCTCATTCTTCGCATCTCTGCGTTTCCGTATCCCTCATAAGCTCCTGCTCCAATCTGGCGGCATAGCTCTTTAAATCCTCGGCATAGGGTTGTAGGTCTGGATTATTGAAAATATATTTATCCAGAGCTTCCAGCATTCCGAGGCTCTCCGAGATAGGAATCCGCATGGTTCGTTTGACATTTTCCGTTTTGCGAATAATACCGGCCACCAGAAAGGCCGGTTCTAGGGCAGCCCGGACCCGTTTGAGATCCACCAGACTCTCTCGTTCTTCATCAACCGTATAGAAGATCCGAACCACCGCGCCGTTTAGTTTGGGACGGTGTTTATCAATTTCTTGAAGGATATCCTGGGTGGGATCCTCTTTATTTGTAATATTTACCCCAATGGTTAAGAAAGGTCGGGCACAGGTAGGAAGAAACCGATAGGAAGCCTCTCCCTTTTTTAGGGAAACCATACAGAAGCCCTTTTCATCAAATTCTTCTCCGAAATCTACCCGATCGATACTTCCCGGATAAACCACAGGTGGATGACCACCGGGATTGAGGTTTTGGTGCTTGTGAATATGCCCCAGAGCAACGTAATCAAAAGCAGGATTGGCAAGGGCACCGGTCAAGAAAACAGGATCTTTACCGATCATGGCAGATCGCTCAGAACCGGAATAGGTAGCTTCAGCCGCGGCCAGATGGGCCAAAAGAACCGAAGGAATTTGAGGATCCAGACGTTGGGCATAGAAATCAATGATTCCGGTATAACTCTCTTCGATTTTCCTGGTAATTTCTTCATCGGTCAGATGTTTATATTCCTGTCGGGTCAGAAGTACATGTCGGGTTGGCCAGGGAAGACCCAGGATCTGCACAGGTCCGCTTCTGGTTTCGACCGTTATAAGCTCCGGACGGGTTATGACCCGATAAAGCTTTTCAGATCCCAGGGTTTTAAAAATATCCAGGGCAGAAGCTTTTCCATAGGCAGCCGGAATATCATGATTTCCCGTTACCATAACGACGGGAATTCCGGCATCGGCTAACTTCCGGATTTTTGCCGCAAATTCTCGCTGATGGGTTGGATTAGGATCTGCGGTCCGATAAGCATCTCCTGCGAAAAGAGCCAGATCCACTCCTTCGGCAAGGGCAGTATCAACGGCAAACTCCAGGCACTTCACAAAATCCCTGAGGCGGGTATGAAGTCCTGTTTCAGGATCAATACGCCCGTAATTTTCCATGCCAATATGAGTATCGGAGATATGTAAAACTTTAAGGGGTTTCATGCTTATCCCCCCATTCTAAATTATTGGTTAAAGAAAAACCTATTTACCTAAGCAGTTACCTGAACCTTAGGATTCTCCACCGTAAGCCTGAGATAATCAGGAGCTAACTCTTTACAAAACATATCTATAGAAGTATCGGATTTGATCTTAAAAGTCAACTCTATTTTTATAGAATAGGGAGATCTCTTTCATGCGAAAATCACCTTAGAATTTCCATGTTTTGGGAGAACCTGGAAGATCATGACTGTTTCTTATAAAAATCGCTTTAGGATTTTCTCGGGAATTAATAAAGGTTTTGCTCAAAGGCTAGTCTTGACAAGAGGTCTTGATTGTGTCAAAAATAAGGGCAAGATGACTCTTAATTTCTTTCGTATGGATTGGAAATGATAGTAACCTGTATAGGCCGATTCCCCGATTCCCTTCCCTTGTAAGGAACGGGGCCGGGAGTTAGGTTGCTTTTTAAAGGGCAAATGGGAAATAGCACCCATTTGCGATGAAGAGGAGGGCATTATGAGACCATTTTTATTAAAAGTAGAGATACTCTTAATTAGTCTGTTGACCGTTTTCTTTCTTATCCCTTCAACCCTGGCTGCGGATACCCTCAAGATAGGCCTCGCAGGTCCTCTCACCGGAGATCAGGCGTCTTTGGGGGATATGTTAAAAAATGGGGGGACCATAGCCATTGAAGAATGGAATGAAAGGGGAGGGGTTCTGGGAAAAAAGATTGAGGCTGCTTGGGGAGATGACCAGCATGACCCGAAACAGGCAGTTGCCATAGCCAATAAGTTTATCAA contains:
- a CDS encoding exonuclease SbcCD subunit D, yielding MKPLKVLHISDTHIGMENYGRIDPETGLHTRLRDFVKCLEFAVDTALAEGVDLALFAGDAYRTADPNPTHQREFAAKIRKLADAGIPVVMVTGNHDIPAAYGKASALDIFKTLGSEKLYRVITRPELITVETRSGPVQILGLPWPTRHVLLTRQEYKHLTDEEITRKIEESYTGIIDFYAQRLDPQIPSVLLAHLAAAEATYSGSERSAMIGKDPVFLTGALANPAFDYVALGHIHKHQNLNPGGHPPVVYPGSIDRVDFGEEFDEKGFCMVSLKKGEASYRFLPTCARPFLTIGVNITNKEDPTQDILQEIDKHRPKLNGAVVRIFYTVDEERESLVDLKRVRAALEPAFLVAGIIRKTENVKRTMRIPISESLGMLEALDKYIFNNPDLQPYAEDLKSYAARLEQELMRDTETQRCEE
- a CDS encoding SMC family ATPase codes for the protein MIPVKLTLKNFLSYGENVAPLDFTEFHVACLSGNNGHGKSALLDAITWALWGEARKGPGQKKPDEGLVRLGTTDMEVEFEFDLEGARYRVIRKFSKVKKSKPILELQLLNEATGNFIPIGGSKIGETQEKIRKLLGMSYDTFINSAFILQGRADEFIQKGATDRKAIFTEILGLSRYDELARLAKSHAEEAKKFCEQQQKILEDIDRELAQKEVYRSQIEDLELTLTTLSRQIEENSKKLEALKEEKNLLNGKKHNLTDLNLQVQQINSDLKMLVKQIQDQQEQVIAYERIIQRKEEILENYQKYQELHRQEEIYTEKWKQLRNLESERSILEKAIQKAQHELEKRKERWETNLAQIQSRIQEAELILNKSQEIEQGYRDLQEIRKREEIWEEKRNRLEELERKAWDLEHQIEAIKTQLQAEIQALNQQAKELRGKVSQEFRQKTRLDQLQTLKSDLETLEKDKEQVVERGNQLKVSLENLKNQLNILVQEKIPELSGKLSILQRDTQARCPVCESDLTESKRAVLEARLIDELSKAQSKKEELERQILREEAELAKLRLQYEEMKKKLQDLPKVQQDLARVEADYQEILLSKGKLLELGGKIEGLKDQIQKGNYASEIQQALKLLKEDIKALGYSKEEYQAIKQRVKDLSHFELDKDRLETTRVQHQKLYETLPTIQEEISKISEMLQNRDYAVSEQIQLRELQAKIQSLGYEEETHRKIKEELQKLYPTLGERDQLVQAEEKINLVREALQRSEETRMAKENLQKDLLQKIEELQQDLKRLPKLEEEIQVQEDRLKTWEKGRDQRLEERGVLQSKYRRCLELEEKRQEVAVQWQAARKDQFIYEKLTTAFGKDGIQALIIENAIPELEDEANAILSQLTDHRAHITIESLRDKKSGGIKETLDIKVSDELGTRDLELYSGGESFRTNFALRIALSKLLAKRAGTKLRTLFIDEGFSTQDAQGLEQLIEAIRAIQDDFDKILIITHLDTLKNAFPVRIEVTKFPDIGSSYQIIR